Genomic segment of Streptomyces sp. NA02950:
CGTCGGCGCGGGCGCCTCCGACGACCTGCTCCAACTCAACATGTTCGAGCTGTTCTTCGACGAGAAGCGGATCCTGCCGTCGCTCTACGGCGGCGGCGATGTGCTGCGCTCCTACGAGCGGACCATCGCGCTGTGGCGGGCGGGCCGGATCGACCTCGAAGGGCTGATCACCCACCGGGTGCGGCTGAACGAGATCAACGACGCGCTCGACCAGATGCGGACCGGGGAGGCGCTGCGCACATGCATCGAGATCTGAAACCGTCCGGGGGCCGGCCGCTGGCGGGGAAGACCGCGATCGTCACCGGCGCCGGACGCGGCCTCGGCCGCGCCGAAGCGCTCGAACTGGCCCGGCTCGGCGCCCAGGTCGTCGTCAACGACTTCGGCCAGGGCGGCCGCGACGGCTCGGGCGAGGCGTCCGCCGGACCGGCCGAGCGGGTCGCCGAGGAGATCCGCTCCTCCGGCGGCCGCGCCACCGCCCACGCCGGTGACGTGGCCGACTTCGACCAGGCCCGGGCACTGGTTCAGCTCGCCGTCGACACCTATGGCGCGCTGGACATCCTGGTCAACAACGCGGGCATCCTCCGCGACCGGATGATCTTCTCCATGTCCGAGGAGGAGTGGGACTCGGTCATCCGCGTCCACCTCAAGGGCCACTTCAACACCACCCGCTTCGCCGCCGCCCACTGGCGCGAACGCTCCAAGGCCACCCGCGGCGGCCCGGTCCACGGCCGTATCGTCAACACCTCCTCCGAGGCGTTCCTCGCCGGATCCCCGGGCCA
This window contains:
- a CDS encoding 3-oxoacyl-ACP reductase, which translates into the protein MHRDLKPSGGRPLAGKTAIVTGAGRGLGRAEALELARLGAQVVVNDFGQGGRDGSGEASAGPAERVAEEIRSSGGRATAHAGDVADFDQARALVQLAVDTYGALDILVNNAGILRDRMIFSMSEEEWDSVIRVHLKGHFNTTRFAAAHWRERSKATRGGPVHGRIVNTSSEAFLAGSPGQPNYAAAKGGIVGLTTSTAGALAKYGVTANVICPRARTRMTEDVFADFDLPEDGRLDPLAPEHVAPLVGYLASPRAAKVSGQVFVVHGGMVAILERPKVAARVDAAKDTFGFEELDDVLTPYFAGRGAESFAAVEVLGLKRGQSRVP